Proteins encoded within one genomic window of Burkholderiaceae bacterium:
- a CDS encoding putative ferredoxin-like protein YfhL, whose translation MALLITDACINCDVCEPECPNQAIFKGPEIYQIDPDRCTECAGHFDEPQCVQVCPVNCIVIDPRRVESRDTLWQKYRRLQREAPSAGAVDTPLPRLG comes from the coding sequence ATGGCGCTGCTCATCACCGACGCATGCATCAACTGCGACGTCTGCGAGCCCGAATGCCCGAACCAGGCGATCTTCAAGGGGCCGGAGATCTACCAGATCGACCCGGACCGCTGCACCGAATGCGCCGGCCACTTCGACGAGCCGCAATGCGTGCAGGTCTGTCCGGTGAACTGCATCGTCATCGATCCGCGGCGCGTGGAAAGCCGCGACACGCTGTGGCAGAAGTACCGGCGGCTGCAGCGCGAGGCGCCGTCGGCGGGGGCTGTCGACACGCCGCTGCCGAGGCTCGGCTGA